The nucleotide sequence CGTTTGTGCGGACGCGGTCCCGGCCGCCAGAACGCTGAGCAGGGCGAGGGCCGTTCGATACGCGATTTTGCTGCGAAGCATCGAAATTTCTCCCGGAACGGTTTGTAGCTGAGCATTTGCAGCGCGGTTATCGCGCCGGCGTCAGCCTTCAATGGCCGGGTAACCTAGTGAGGGCTCACAGGCCGGACCAATGAAAAATCGGGCGCCGAACTATAGAGATGGTGCATGGAGATGACGGCGTTTACCGGATACCGTGCGCCGGATTGCAGAATTCTCGCATGCCGCGGTCTGACATGAATTCCCTTGGCAAGATCGATCTCAACCTCTTTGTCGTGCTCGAAGCCATCTTCACCGAAGGCAACATCACGCAAGCCAGCAAGAGTCTGAATCTGACCCAGCCGGCGGTCAGTCATGCGCTCGCGCGGCTGCGCCAGTTGCTGAACGATCCGTTGTTCGTCCGCGACGGTCACAAGATGGTGCCGACGGCGCTGACCCGGCAACTGATCGGGCCGGTGAGGGCCGGGCTTCGCGAGATGACCGGCGTCCTGTCTCAACTGGATGATTTCGATCCCACGACATCGCGCAGGCATTTCAGGATCGGGCTGCGTCATACCATCGAGTCCACGATCTTTCCCTCGCTGGCGACGCTGATCTGCAATGAGGCTCCCGGTGTCGAAATCTCCACGCATCATCACGATCGTGAAACCATTCAGAGCGCGCTTGCTGCGGGCGAGTTCGATGTGGTGATCGATATACTGGTGTCGTCCGCGCCGGATATTCCGCTGCGGCGGCTGTATGGCGGCAAGCTCGTTGTCATCGCGCGGAAGGATCATCCGGTTCTTCGCGAGCCGTGGGGGCTGGAGGCCTATCTGGCGCAGGATCATATTCTGGCGAGTTCGCGAAAATCGGCGCTGGGATATGAGGATCAGGCGTTGCAGGAGATCGGCCGGAAGCGCCGCATTCGCGTTCGGTGTCAGGGCCAATGGACCGCGAGCCGGCTGGTGGCGTCCTCGGACATGCTCTTCACGCTGCCGGAGCGCTTTGCCGAAACCGTCGGCCGTCAGCTCGGAAACCAGATTCTGCCGTTTCCGCTGGATGTTCCCGCGGCTCACCTTTTTCTCTACTGGCATTCGAGCGCCGAGAACGATCCCGCGAACCGGTGGCTCCG is from Afipia massiliensis and encodes:
- a CDS encoding LysR family transcriptional regulator, whose product is MPRSDMNSLGKIDLNLFVVLEAIFTEGNITQASKSLNLTQPAVSHALARLRQLLNDPLFVRDGHKMVPTALTRQLIGPVRAGLREMTGVLSQLDDFDPTTSRRHFRIGLRHTIESTIFPSLATLICNEAPGVEISTHHHDRETIQSALAAGEFDVVIDILVSSAPDIPLRRLYGGKLVVIARKDHPVLREPWGLEAYLAQDHILASSRKSALGYEDQALQEIGRKRRIRVRCQGQWTASRLVASSDMLFTLPERFAETVGRQLGNQILPFPLDVPAAHLFLYWHSSAENDPANRWLREKITQLYGAEG